A DNA window from Flavisolibacter ginsenosidimutans contains the following coding sequences:
- a CDS encoding electron transfer flavoprotein subunit alpha/FixB family protein produces the protein MSVLIFVDHLHGHIKKASHEALTYGAKIAEQTGDTAEAVVLGNVSEDLAALGQHGVKKVHHVQSDALNTFDSQVYTKVIAQVAEQSGAKVIVFSNNSSGKALAPRVAVRLKAGLVAGATALPDISNGFVVRKAVFSGKAVANVAIKTDVKVVSLNVNAFTISTSEGTAEVVPFNATVDAPKTKIVGSTKTSGKVSLTEADVVVSAGRGLKGPENWKMVEDLADELGAALACSRPVADAHWRPHNEHVGQTGIAIAPNLYIAIGISGAIQHLAGVNRSKTIVVINKDPEAPFFKAADYGIVGDAFEVVPKITEAVKKIKGH, from the coding sequence AAAGCCTCGCACGAAGCCCTGACTTACGGCGCCAAAATAGCCGAACAAACCGGCGACACCGCCGAAGCCGTTGTGCTCGGGAACGTAAGTGAAGATTTGGCCGCACTCGGACAACACGGCGTTAAAAAGGTACATCATGTGCAAAGCGATGCGTTGAACACATTCGACTCACAGGTTTATACGAAAGTCATTGCGCAAGTAGCCGAGCAATCAGGCGCGAAAGTGATTGTATTCTCCAACAACTCCAGCGGCAAGGCTTTAGCGCCGCGTGTGGCCGTTCGTTTAAAGGCGGGATTAGTTGCCGGCGCTACGGCACTACCCGACATCAGCAATGGCTTTGTGGTGCGCAAGGCCGTTTTCTCCGGTAAAGCTGTTGCCAACGTTGCCATTAAAACCGACGTGAAAGTGGTCTCGCTGAACGTAAACGCCTTCACCATTTCCACAAGCGAAGGCACAGCCGAAGTGGTTCCTTTCAACGCAACCGTTGATGCACCGAAAACAAAAATTGTCGGCTCAACAAAAACAAGCGGCAAGGTTTCGCTGACCGAAGCCGATGTGGTGGTAAGTGCTGGCCGCGGTTTGAAAGGCCCAGAGAACTGGAAGATGGTGGAAGACCTGGCTGACGAACTGGGCGCTGCGCTTGCGTGCAGCCGTCCCGTTGCCGATGCGCATTGGCGTCCGCACAACGAGCACGTTGGCCAAACCGGCATTGCCATTGCGCCCAATCTTTACATCGCCATCGGCATTAGCGGCGCCATTCAGCACTTGGCCGGCGTTAACCGCAGCAAGACGATAGTGGTCATCAACAAAGATCCTGAAGCGCCGTTTTTCAAAGCTGCCGATTACGGCATTGTGGGTGATGCATTTGAAGTGGTGCCGAAAATTACCGAAGCAGTGAAGAAAATAAAAGGTCACTAA
- a CDS encoding bifunctional nuclease family protein gives MKKIELEIVALSHSITQTHSYAVVLGEVNGLRRLPIVIGGFEAQAIAVALEKMQPSRPLTHDLMKNFMTAFNIELHEIIISDLQEGIFYSKLICSSDHDTIEIDSRTSDALALAVRFGCPVYTYEHILESAGILMEDTGGKGKKGRTSTITQHEEQRGGKDDLKTMSLEDLNTLLNEVLEQEDYIRAIAIRDEINSRNKAR, from the coding sequence ATGAAAAAAATAGAACTGGAAATTGTGGCCCTTTCCCACAGCATTACGCAAACGCATTCGTATGCCGTGGTACTGGGCGAAGTGAACGGACTACGCCGATTGCCCATCGTCATCGGCGGCTTTGAAGCGCAGGCCATTGCGGTGGCGCTGGAAAAAATGCAGCCCAGCCGCCCGCTTACCCACGACCTGATGAAAAACTTCATGACGGCTTTCAACATCGAGCTTCACGAAATCATCATCTCCGATTTGCAGGAAGGCATTTTTTACTCCAAGCTCATTTGCTCCTCCGACCACGATACCATTGAAATTGACAGCCGAACCTCCGATGCGCTGGCGCTTGCGGTTCGCTTCGGTTGCCCGGTTTATACCTACGAACACATTTTGGAAAGCGCCGGCATTTTAATGGAAGACACCGGCGGCAAAGGCAAAAAGGGCCGCACCTCTACCATTACACAGCACGAAGAACAGCGCGGCGGCAAGGACGACCTCAAAACCATGTCGCTGGAAGATTTAAACACACTGCTCAACGAAGTGCTGGAGCAGGAAGATTACATACGTGCCATCGCCATCCGCGACGAGATCAACAGCCGGAACAAAGCCAGGTAA
- the ispE gene encoding 4-(cytidine 5'-diphospho)-2-C-methyl-D-erythritol kinase, translated as MIVFPNCKINLGLHILRKREDGFHDLETVFYPIPLQDAVEVIQHPQPITDVEFSSSGLIVEGNLSDNICVKAYHLLKKDFSQLPPIKMHLHKTIPTGAGLGGGSADGSFTLMLLNKKFNLGLDEKALIHYALQLGSDCPFFIRNMPCYATGRGEKLEAITVDLSAYKFVLVNPQIHVNTGWAFSQIKPSADRRSLKELISLPVEEWKTSLKNDFEEAVFAQHPQIKQCKETLYNGGAVYASMTGSGSTVFGIFLKDRALELNFSKDYFVKIL; from the coding sequence TTGATCGTTTTTCCCAATTGCAAAATCAACCTTGGCCTGCACATTCTTCGCAAACGCGAAGACGGCTTTCACGATTTGGAAACGGTATTTTATCCAATTCCCTTGCAGGATGCGGTTGAAGTCATTCAACATCCGCAGCCAATAACCGATGTTGAATTCAGTTCTTCAGGATTAATAGTTGAAGGAAACCTTTCGGACAATATTTGCGTGAAAGCTTATCACCTTCTAAAAAAAGATTTTTCGCAATTGCCCCCTATAAAAATGCACTTGCACAAAACCATTCCGACGGGCGCAGGCCTTGGCGGCGGCAGTGCCGATGGTTCATTTACGTTGATGCTTTTGAATAAAAAATTCAACCTCGGTCTTGACGAAAAAGCACTGATTCATTATGCGCTGCAACTAGGTAGTGATTGTCCGTTTTTCATTCGCAACATGCCTTGTTATGCAACCGGCCGCGGAGAAAAGTTAGAGGCCATAACGGTTGATTTATCTGCGTACAAATTTGTGCTTGTCAACCCACAGATTCACGTCAATACGGGATGGGCGTTTTCACAAATCAAACCCAGCGCTGACAGAAGGTCCTTGAAAGAACTTATTTCGTTGCCGGTTGAAGAATGGAAAACAAGTCTGAAAAACGATTTTGAAGAAGCCGTGTTTGCGCAGCATCCGCAAATCAAACAATGCAAAGAAACACTTTACAATGGCGGTGCCGTTTATGCTTCAATGACGGGAAGCGGTTCTACTGTGTTTGGCATCTTTTTAAAAGACAGGGCCCTAGAGCTTAATTTCTCAAAAGACTATTTTGTGAAAATTCTTTAG
- the queD gene encoding 6-carboxytetrahydropterin synthase QueD, whose product MEIYKDFSFDSAHFLPHVPEGHKCKNMHGHTYRLRVFVKGERHPHLGWIMDFKELKDIINPLIDQLDHKLINDIKGLENPTAENITVWIWDNIKPLLSNLSKIELYETPTTGVIYNGE is encoded by the coding sequence ATGGAAATTTACAAGGACTTCTCTTTCGACTCAGCGCATTTTCTTCCGCATGTGCCCGAGGGCCACAAGTGTAAAAATATGCACGGTCACACGTACCGATTGCGTGTATTTGTAAAAGGCGAACGCCATCCGCACCTCGGCTGGATCATGGATTTTAAAGAACTCAAAGACATCATCAACCCGTTGATAGATCAACTCGATCACAAACTCATTAACGACATCAAAGGATTGGAAAATCCCACCGCTGAAAACATTACGGTTTGGATTTGGGACAACATTAAACCGCTTCTTTCCAATCTTAGCAAAATAGAATTGTACGAAACGCCCACGACAGGCGTGATCTATAACGGAGAATAA
- a CDS encoding VOC family protein yields the protein MYKVPVETKIGHVHLKVADLERALTFYRDLLGFEVTQWYGMSAVFLSAGGYHHHIGLNTWYSKGAAPAPVRSAGLFHTAILYPMRKDLAEIFKRLLDANYTLTGASDHGVSEALYLNDPDGNGVELYWDKPRDQWPFDEQGNLQMITEPLDLNDLLLELQK from the coding sequence ATGTACAAAGTTCCGGTAGAAACAAAAATTGGTCACGTGCATTTAAAGGTGGCCGACCTTGAAAGAGCCTTAACCTTTTACCGCGACTTGCTGGGTTTTGAAGTGACGCAGTGGTACGGAATGAGTGCGGTGTTTTTGTCGGCGGGCGGCTACCATCATCACATCGGTTTAAACACCTGGTACAGCAAAGGCGCTGCGCCGGCGCCGGTGCGTTCGGCAGGGCTGTTCCATACGGCTATTTTATATCCTATGAGAAAAGATTTGGCGGAAATATTCAAGCGATTGCTCGATGCGAATTATACGTTGACCGGCGCGTCGGATCACGGTGTTTCGGAAGCGCTTTATTTAAACGATCCCGATGGAAACGGTGTGGAGTTGTATTGGGACAAGCCGAGAGATCAATGGCCCTTTGATGAGCAGGGAAATTTGCAGATGATAACAGAACCTCTTGATTTGAATGACTTGCTTTTGGAGCTTCAGAAATAA
- the rocD gene encoding ornithine--oxo-acid transaminase has product MLTTPVAHDTQYYFDLEEKFGAHNYHPLPVVLERGQGVFLWDVEGKRYYDFLSGYSAVNQGHCHPKIIAALTEQAQMLTLTSRAFYNNLLGEYERYITRLFDYDKVLPMNTGVEAVETAIKLVRRWAYKVKGIEDGAAKILVCENNFHGRTSTVISFSSDPSARTAFGPYMPGFTSVRYNDLLALKTALRDETIAGFLVEPIQGEAGVVVPDDGYLAEAYRLCREADVLFVADEIQTGLGRTGKMLACDYEDVRPDILILGKALSGGTLPVSAVLADDEIMLTICPGEHGSTYGGNPLACKVAMTALDVLQEENMIQNAAELGAYFRERLQALRSPFIKKIRGKGLLNAIVIEHVSKDAGWDLCLALKEAGLLAKPTHGDKIRLAPPLIITKEQLDECVDIIGKSLGVLK; this is encoded by the coding sequence ATGCTTACGACACCCGTGGCACACGACACACAATACTATTTCGACCTTGAAGAGAAATTCGGCGCTCACAATTATCATCCCTTGCCCGTGGTTCTCGAACGCGGTCAGGGCGTTTTTCTTTGGGATGTAGAAGGCAAACGCTACTACGATTTTTTAAGCGGCTATTCAGCGGTGAACCAGGGCCATTGCCATCCAAAAATAATTGCTGCTTTAACGGAACAAGCGCAAATGCTTACGCTGACCAGCCGTGCCTTTTACAACAACCTGCTGGGAGAATACGAACGCTACATCACAAGGCTTTTTGATTACGACAAGGTGCTGCCCATGAACACCGGCGTGGAAGCCGTGGAAACGGCCATAAAGCTTGTGCGCCGCTGGGCGTACAAAGTGAAAGGCATCGAAGACGGCGCCGCAAAAATTCTGGTTTGCGAGAACAATTTTCACGGCCGCACGTCCACGGTAATTTCCTTCAGCAGCGACCCGTCGGCACGAACGGCTTTCGGTCCGTACATGCCGGGTTTTACTTCCGTCCGCTACAACGATTTACTGGCACTAAAAACGGCCTTGCGTGATGAAACCATTGCGGGCTTTTTGGTAGAACCCATTCAGGGTGAAGCCGGCGTGGTCGTTCCCGACGACGGCTATCTTGCCGAAGCCTATCGCTTGTGCCGCGAAGCCGACGTACTTTTTGTGGCCGATGAAATTCAAACGGGCCTGGGCCGAACGGGTAAAATGCTCGCCTGCGATTACGAAGATGTGCGTCCCGATATTTTAATTCTTGGTAAAGCCCTAAGCGGCGGCACGCTGCCTGTAAGTGCAGTTTTAGCCGACGATGAAATCATGCTCACCATCTGTCCCGGCGAACACGGTTCAACCTACGGTGGAAATCCGCTCGCCTGCAAAGTGGCCATGACGGCGCTGGATGTTTTGCAAGAAGAGAACATGATTCAAAATGCGGCCGAACTGGGTGCTTATTTTAGAGAAAGGTTACAAGCCCTGCGTTCGCCTTTCATCAAAAAAATTCGCGGCAAGGGTTTGCTGAACGCCATTGTGATTGAACACGTGAGCAAGGATGCGGGTTGGGACCTCTGTTTAGCGTTAAAAGAGGCCGGCCTGCTAGCCAAGCCCACGCACGGCGATAAAATACGCCTTGCTCCACCACTCATTATCACGAAGGAGCAACTGGATGAATGCGTTGACATCATCGGAAAAAGCCTCGGGGTATTAAAATGA
- a CDS encoding VIT1/CCC1 transporter family protein: MEIHLHHEEHLQSSDFLRDVVIGMSDGLTVPFALAAGLSGAVHSTSIIIIAGIAEIAAGSIAMGLGGYLAGKTEQDHYNSELRREYYEVENLRHREIEETREFFAGIGLSKELQEKATEEIARDKDKWVQFMMKHELGLDEPDPKRATKSAFNIGASYVVGGLVPLSPYFFLHKPLSALEVSVGVTLLCLFVFGWFKSRLTGINPWAGALRVMLIGAFAAAAAFGVAKIFES, from the coding sequence ATGGAAATACACCTTCATCACGAGGAGCATTTACAGAGCTCTGATTTTTTACGCGACGTTGTCATTGGCATGAGTGATGGACTGACGGTGCCTTTTGCACTTGCCGCAGGTTTAAGCGGCGCCGTTCACTCTACTTCCATTATCATTATTGCCGGCATTGCCGAAATCGCCGCCGGTTCAATTGCAATGGGACTTGGCGGATACTTAGCCGGCAAAACAGAACAAGATCATTACAACAGTGAATTGCGCAGAGAGTATTACGAAGTGGAGAACCTGCGCCACCGCGAAATAGAAGAAACAAGAGAGTTTTTCGCCGGCATTGGTCTTAGCAAAGAACTGCAGGAAAAAGCAACGGAAGAAATTGCAAGAGACAAAGACAAGTGGGTGCAGTTTATGATGAAGCACGAACTCGGTCTTGACGAACCCGATCCAAAGCGGGCGACAAAGTCGGCGTTCAACATTGGCGCGTCTTATGTCGTTGGGGGGCTTGTTCCGCTTTCGCCTTATTTTTTTCTTCATAAGCCGCTTTCGGCCCTGGAGGTTTCGGTAGGCGTAACCTTGCTTTGCCTTTTTGTTTTCGGATGGTTCAAGAGCCGGCTGACAGGCATCAATCCCTGGGCCGGCGCATTACGGGTAATGCTGATTGGTGCGTTTGCCGCGGCTGCGGCATTTGGTGTGGCAAAAATTTTTGAGAGTTAA
- a CDS encoding fibronectin type III domain-containing protein has translation MKKFYALSLAAFAFLSINAQTTFIASTSANDDQEKVLRKLPAFNTVLFDAIANKEKVESIFTGGYEKAQPEIINYLTKENNYTAYNKTIAEEPFANCTPPANQPTFLIFGIPSSSSQSGSFAPAAGGATGYLITVSVGALSTNPVNGTVYTAGSSLGNGVVVQSSGVTNFTANSLSGNTRYTYSIFSYNNSNCTGGPAYNTVSPLSGIAVSCPATPSQPSAPVIAANSFRLSWTSSKGGGANPVSYNLEVATNASFTQAIAGSPFTVSDTTTVQPLMSYTVSGLAATTTYYYRLKANGCNAASVSGNITTACNPAPLPYAQSFNSSSIPACWSTAIVAVQTSSKISFVTQGSNPSTNPSGVNSHFVQYKSYDGTNGGAGSEERLISAPVTTSGIASVDVEFYWRNENNPSFSAGAYLNEGIQVQYSTDYGATWINAGNLFARHDPTLPVGTAKWNRKILTLPSGAANQPAVLVAFKFHSEFGDNMFLDLVGIEATPGCYTPTMEAVSNIVHNGARINWSAPAQLPLNYEVYYSTSNTAPTASTVPTATGITNSYYDISGLATSTTYYAWVRGNCGGTGKSVWSAAASFTTLCSPVSVPYLENFDAVTLPALPTCTAREDVNSDGSTWTTVTAPTGFSGKTLQYSYNVINASNDWFYTRGISLTAGTSYTLTFKYGNNSTLNAEKMKVYLGSSQAVAAMTTLLQDYPFISNGTINTASITFSPAASGVYYIGFYAYSDANQFYLNLDDISLTVTPGIPANDEATGAISLTVGGGCTGAIYTNAGATKSATEVFPSCSGTGQAPVWFKFVASGSAVRISTDVGAGNTFSDSKIALFSATNPADYSTFTILSCDDNGGSALGSGNMSVLYATGLTVGNTYFVAVDKSSSSVASGTFCIAVDNLASDMLSTNSQCNSTFQTSAGSNTTYTGFVPLVDGEGKLVALVKNNAGDAVSSYSFAATVSAVQRQYSGKYYLNRNYMIGNSTGRNINVQLFFLNAELASLNAADGTTLASLGLTRQTGSACQTNFTAGLGTASAVSQTANGSVGGVSWIEATLPTGTSNLFANRTGVVLPVNLLSFSGNRQGNNNVLKWTVAQEQNVQGYEIERSANNVDWLLAGTVNGLGNSTAQRSYTFTDNNVGGTKQYYRLRMMDQNGAFKFSNTILISGVKYSVLTISGLFPNPSTANINLLVDAPQKDLVTVVVTDAVGRTVQSKKAAIEAGANSLVVNVSSLAQGTYLVKLICSSNCETAAAKFVKE, from the coding sequence ATGAAGAAATTCTACGCCCTCTCGCTGGCCGCTTTCGCGTTCCTTTCAATCAACGCCCAGACAACGTTTATTGCTTCTACATCTGCCAATGATGACCAGGAAAAAGTCTTGCGCAAACTACCGGCCTTCAATACTGTGTTGTTTGATGCTATTGCGAATAAAGAGAAGGTAGAAAGTATCTTTACCGGTGGTTATGAAAAAGCTCAACCTGAGATCATAAACTATTTAACGAAGGAAAATAATTATACTGCGTATAACAAAACGATTGCAGAGGAACCGTTTGCAAACTGTACGCCGCCGGCTAACCAGCCAACCTTCCTCATCTTCGGAATTCCTTCAAGTTCTTCGCAATCCGGTTCTTTTGCGCCTGCTGCGGGTGGCGCCACCGGTTATTTGATAACCGTAAGCGTAGGAGCTCTTAGCACCAATCCCGTAAACGGTACCGTTTATACCGCCGGTAGTTCTCTTGGCAACGGCGTGGTGGTGCAAAGCAGCGGCGTTACAAATTTTACTGCTAACAGCCTTTCCGGAAATACCCGCTATACGTATAGCATCTTTTCATACAACAACAGCAACTGCACAGGCGGACCGGCTTACAACACCGTTTCTCCCCTTTCCGGTATAGCTGTTTCTTGTCCTGCTACTCCATCGCAGCCCAGCGCTCCCGTTATTGCTGCAAATAGTTTCCGGTTAAGCTGGACGTCTTCTAAAGGCGGCGGCGCCAATCCTGTGTCGTATAACCTGGAAGTGGCAACCAACGCAAGTTTCACACAGGCAATTGCCGGTTCTCCCTTTACGGTGAGCGACACAACGACGGTTCAACCGCTTATGTCTTACACGGTTTCGGGGTTGGCTGCAACCACCACGTATTATTACCGGTTGAAGGCCAACGGCTGCAACGCCGCATCGGTAAGTGGAAATATTACTACCGCGTGCAATCCTGCCCCCTTGCCCTATGCACAAAGTTTTAATTCGTCCTCTATCCCTGCCTGTTGGAGCACCGCAATTGTGGCCGTGCAAACCAGCTCCAAAATCAGCTTTGTAACGCAAGGCTCAAATCCTTCTACCAACCCTTCGGGTGTCAACTCGCATTTCGTTCAGTACAAGTCGTACGACGGAACCAACGGCGGCGCCGGTTCGGAAGAAAGACTGATATCAGCACCCGTGACAACCTCGGGCATTGCCAGCGTTGACGTTGAGTTTTACTGGCGCAACGAAAACAACCCAAGCTTTTCCGCGGGAGCCTATCTCAACGAAGGGATACAGGTGCAATACTCAACCGATTACGGCGCCACCTGGATCAATGCCGGAAACTTGTTTGCCCGCCACGACCCAACATTGCCCGTGGGTACGGCAAAATGGAACCGAAAGATTTTGACTTTGCCATCGGGTGCCGCCAATCAGCCTGCTGTGTTGGTGGCTTTTAAGTTTCATTCCGAATTCGGCGACAACATGTTCCTTGACCTGGTGGGAATTGAAGCTACGCCGGGCTGTTATACACCGACAATGGAAGCGGTTAGCAATATTGTGCACAACGGTGCACGAATCAATTGGTCGGCTCCCGCGCAATTGCCGCTGAACTATGAAGTTTATTACAGCACTTCCAACACGGCGCCGACGGCTTCAACCGTCCCGACCGCCACGGGTATTACGAATTCTTACTACGACATAAGTGGCTTGGCGACTTCTACTACCTATTATGCCTGGGTGCGAGGCAACTGTGGCGGCACCGGCAAAAGTGTTTGGTCGGCGGCAGCCAGCTTTACCACTTTATGCTCGCCGGTAAGCGTGCCGTATTTGGAAAACTTTGATGCCGTAACATTGCCGGCTTTGCCAACTTGTACGGCCAGAGAAGATGTCAACAGCGACGGCAGTACTTGGACTACGGTTACCGCACCGACGGGTTTCAGCGGCAAAACATTACAGTATAGCTACAACGTTATCAATGCGTCCAACGACTGGTTTTATACGAGAGGAATAAGTTTAACCGCCGGTACATCGTACACGCTTACGTTTAAATACGGTAACAACAGCACACTGAATGCCGAGAAGATGAAAGTGTATTTAGGGAGCAGCCAGGCCGTCGCGGCGATGACTACCTTGCTTCAGGACTATCCGTTCATTAGCAACGGGACTATAAATACGGCCAGCATCACGTTTTCGCCGGCGGCATCAGGAGTTTATTACATCGGGTTTTATGCTTATTCCGATGCCAACCAATTTTATTTAAACCTGGACGATATTTCACTTACCGTAACGCCGGGAATACCGGCAAACGACGAGGCCACTGGCGCAATCAGCCTGACGGTAGGCGGCGGTTGCACGGGTGCTATTTATACCAATGCCGGCGCTACAAAAAGCGCTACGGAGGTATTTCCTTCTTGCTCAGGCACCGGTCAGGCCCCGGTGTGGTTTAAGTTTGTGGCGAGTGGCAGTGCCGTTCGTATCAGTACTGACGTTGGTGCGGGCAATACCTTTTCAGATTCGAAGATCGCCTTGTTCTCTGCAACCAATCCTGCTGATTACAGCACATTCACCATCTTGTCTTGCGACGACAATGGCGGCAGTGCCTTGGGTTCGGGCAACATGTCGGTGTTGTACGCAACGGGACTCACTGTTGGCAATACATATTTCGTGGCTGTGGATAAATCTTCGTCTTCTGTTGCAAGTGGAACGTTCTGTATCGCAGTTGATAATTTAGCAAGCGACATGCTTTCCACCAACAGCCAATGCAATTCCACGTTTCAAACATCGGCAGGAAGCAACACCACGTACACCGGTTTTGTGCCTTTGGTTGATGGGGAAGGCAAACTCGTTGCGCTCGTTAAAAACAATGCGGGTGATGCCGTGTCTTCTTATTCCTTTGCGGCAACGGTTTCCGCTGTGCAGCGCCAGTATTCGGGCAAGTATTATTTGAACCGCAATTACATGATCGGCAATTCAACCGGTAGAAACATAAACGTTCAATTGTTCTTCCTGAATGCTGAACTGGCCAGCCTGAACGCAGCGGACGGTACAACGCTGGCATCGCTTGGCCTCACAAGGCAAACCGGGTCGGCTTGTCAAACAAATTTTACGGCGGGTCTTGGTACTGCCAGTGCGGTTTCGCAAACTGCGAACGGAAGTGTCGGCGGTGTCAGTTGGATTGAAGCAACCTTGCCTACTGGCACGTCCAATTTGTTTGCGAACAGGACCGGCGTTGTGCTTCCGGTTAACCTGCTTTCTTTCTCCGGTAACCGGCAAGGCAACAACAATGTATTGAAATGGACAGTTGCCCAGGAGCAAAACGTTCAAGGCTACGAAATAGAAAGAAGTGCAAACAATGTGGATTGGCTTTTGGCCGGAACGGTGAATGGTTTAGGCAATTCAACCGCACAGCGTTCTTACACTTTCACCGATAACAACGTTGGCGGAACAAAGCAGTATTATCGGTTACGCATGATGGATCAAAACGGTGCATTCAAGTTCAGTAATACAATTTTGATCAGCGGGGTGAAATACTCTGTGTTAACAATAAGCGGCTTGTTCCCCAACCCATCAACGGCTAACATAAACCTGCTTGTGGATGCGCCGCAAAAAGACCTGGTTACCGTTGTTGTAACGGACGCAGTAGGCCGCACCGTGCAATCGAAAAAGGCTGCGATAGAAGCGGGTGCAAACAGTCTTGTGGTAAACGTTTCTTCGCTTGCGCAGGGAACTTACCTGGTAAAACTAATTTGCAGCAGCAACTGCGAAACGGCAGCCGCTAAATTTGTTAAGGAATAG
- a CDS encoding GDSL-type esterase/lipase family protein: protein MKKLFLFFLLLPFFSFKPTTSDQDIFFGDSITFGNELGTQQYTARWSTQYCNDIPTSEINDALSGASMTPGLNAGRPVFDVNQVPTYQSSYRHIFISYWVNDYLNGGTPAAYAAATTNAVNGIIARGWPAAKIVLCFNYLPDTGPSIWPFMTHTIGQQWLAALRSVQQAKGTSFLDFYTPIYNRSDNASYAPDNIHPTAAWNSIMKQYAETNIESPSSTLPVTLVNFSGQRQASSTVLNWTVAQEQNVLRYEINRSGDGTNWTRVGEVNSLGNTAAQRSYSFVDNSAVAGKQYYRLRTVDQNGAFKFSNIIIVNGVKTSQLSLGGLFPNPVAATLNLVVNAPAKENVTVYLFDALGRTVKTQQQTVEAGANTVDVNVSRMRSGTYVVKLISENEGISAVERFVKE from the coding sequence ATGAAAAAACTTTTCCTCTTTTTTCTCCTCCTGCCTTTTTTTTCGTTTAAACCAACCACCAGCGATCAAGACATTTTTTTCGGAGATTCCATCACCTTTGGAAACGAGCTGGGGACACAGCAATACACAGCTCGCTGGTCAACGCAGTATTGCAACGATATTCCAACCAGTGAAATAAACGATGCCCTTAGCGGTGCTTCCATGACCCCCGGTCTGAATGCGGGACGGCCTGTCTTCGATGTTAACCAGGTTCCAACATACCAATCTTCTTACCGCCACATTTTTATTAGCTACTGGGTAAACGATTATTTAAACGGCGGCACGCCAGCCGCTTATGCAGCAGCCACGACGAACGCAGTAAACGGCATTATTGCCAGAGGCTGGCCGGCCGCCAAGATTGTGCTTTGTTTTAATTATTTACCTGACACGGGACCTAGCATCTGGCCTTTCATGACGCACACTATTGGGCAACAATGGCTGGCAGCGCTGCGCAGTGTACAACAGGCAAAAGGCACCTCTTTCCTTGATTTTTACACTCCCATCTACAACCGTTCCGATAACGCCAGTTATGCGCCTGATAACATTCACCCAACGGCTGCGTGGAATTCAATCATGAAGCAATATGCCGAAACAAATATTGAAAGCCCTTCTTCGACCTTGCCGGTGACCCTGGTAAATTTTTCAGGACAGCGCCAAGCGTCTTCTACGGTTTTAAACTGGACTGTAGCGCAAGAACAAAACGTGTTGCGTTACGAAATAAACCGCAGTGGCGACGGAACAAACTGGACAAGAGTAGGGGAAGTAAACAGTCTTGGAAATACGGCTGCGCAGCGTTCGTACAGTTTTGTTGACAACAGCGCTGTTGCAGGAAAGCAGTATTACCGTTTGCGCACCGTTGATCAAAACGGCGCGTTTAAATTCAGCAACATCATAATTGTGAACGGCGTGAAAACTTCGCAACTTTCGCTCGGAGGCTTGTTTCCCAATCCAGTGGCCGCGACGTTAAACCTGGTGGTGAACGCGCCGGCAAAAGAGAACGTGACGGTTTACTTATTTGATGCGCTTGGCCGCACAGTTAAAACGCAACAACAAACAGTTGAAGCAGGGGCCAATACGGTTGATGTGAACGTGAGCCGCATGCGGTCAGGTACTTATGTCGTCAAGCTCATTTCTGAAAACGAAGGCATCAGTGCTGTTGAAAGATTTGTAAAAGAATAA